A genome region from Leptodactylus fuscus isolate aLepFus1 chromosome 6, aLepFus1.hap2, whole genome shotgun sequence includes the following:
- the HSPBP1 gene encoding hsp70-binding protein 1, which produces MADKEGREHPHSLQGLLNMAIEAGTESGSTHQTEPISEERRQWLQEAMNSAFSGQADEVQQMKDCLKELSRETSDEDGDERKENALELLADLCENMDNASDFCKLGGMDLMLNRYLSSPEAELRWRAADLIGICSQNVPFVQEMSLSFGALSKLLKLLDLDSSETVRVKALFAISCLVREQEAGLAEFVKLDGFSVLMRAMQTDILKLKIKSAFLLQNLLISHPEHKSTLCSMGMIQQLVYLLRTEHSPFHEHVLSALCSLVTDFPQGIVECRAPELAFEELLKERCQMVQKKEEYQEELDYCERLLKICFRGSPEDNSMDR; this is translated from the exons ATGGCTGATAAAGAAGGCAGAGAACATCCCCACAGTCTTCAGGGCTTGCTGAATATGGCCATTGAAGCTGGAACAGAATCAGGCAGTACCCACCAGACAGAACCGATATCAGAAGAG AGGAGACAATGGCTACAGGAAGCTATGAACAGCGCCTTTTCTGGTCAGGCAGATGAAGTTCAGCAGATGAAGGATTGCCTAAAGGAATTAAGCAGGGAAACAAGTGATGAAGATGGGGATGAAAGAAAAGAGAATGCACTGGAGCTACTTGCAGACCTGTGTGAAAATATGGATAATGCTTCTG atttttgtAAGCTGGGTGGGATGGACTTGATGTTGAATCGTTATCTGAGTAGCCCCGAGGCTGAACTACGCTGGCGAGCCGCTGACCTGATTGGCATTTGTAGTCAGAATGTTCCCTTCGTTCAGGAGATGTCACTGAGTTTCGGTGCTTTGAGCAAACTCTTAAAATTGCTGGACCTTGACAGCAGTGAAACAGTCAGAGTAAAGGCACTATTTGCTATATCTT GTTTGGTACGGGAGCAGGAGGCTGGACTTGCTGAGTTTGTGAAGTTGGATGGGTTTTCTGTGCTGATGCGTGCCATGCAGACTGATATATTGAAGCTGAAGATAAAATCTGCGTTCTTGTTGCAGAATCTTCTGATAAGCCATCCTGAgcataaaa GTACCTTATGTTCTATGGGGATGATCCAGCAACTGGTGTATTTGCTCCGAACTGAGCACAGTCCTTTCCATGAACATGTCCTTTCTGCTCTCTGCAg TTTGGTGACAGATTTTCCACAAGGAATAGTAGAATGCCGGGCACCTGAACTAGCCTTTGAAGAGTTGCTCAAAGAACGATGCCAAATGGTGCAAAAGAAGGAGGAATATCAG GAAGAGCTGGATTATTGCGAGCGCCTTCTGAAGATCTGTTTCAGGGGCAGTCCTGAAGACAATAGCATGGATCGGTGA